A single region of the Lotus japonicus ecotype B-129 chromosome 4, LjGifu_v1.2 genome encodes:
- the LOC130711393 gene encoding protein SUPPRESSOR OF FRI 4 isoform X1, translating to MGKKKKRVSSKVWCYYCDREFDDEKILVQHQKAKHFKCHVCHKKLSTAGGMSIHVLQVHKESVTKVPNAKPGRESTDIEIYGMQGIPPDELAAHYGEEEDDVPSKAAKVDVPSAQLVGGMVPPPLGPGYPPRSTLGPMPPMYNHAVPPSAWPVPPRPQPWFPQPPAVSMPPPVPYPQQPLFPVQNMRPPLPSTTSLVQTQITPPGLPTSTPSVPVSQPLFPVVGNNHTSSQSSTFSAAPISPGVASITPVLSSNVPVDAHLGVNSSVTSSYQAIGIPGGPASNSHSYASGPNTGGPSIGPPPVIANKAPAPQPATNEVYLVWDDEAMSMEERRMSLPKYQVHDESSQVSHTTSAIHGVAFTSNQMSRFYASYLQIQLFTHCYLFKEVFLCKFLALF from the exons atggggaagaagaagaagagggtttcCTCCAAGGTCTGGTGTTATTACTGTGATCGCGAATTCGACGACGAGAAAATCCTGGTGCAGCATCAGAAAGCCAAGCACTTCAAGTGCCATGTCTGCCACAAGAAGCTCTCCACCGCTGGTGGCATGTCCATCCATGTCCTCCAAGTTCACAAGGAATCCGTCACCAA gGTGCCCAATGCGAAGCCTGGCAGAGAGAGTACAGATATTGAGATATATGGGATGCAAGGGATTCCACCAGATGAGTTGGCTGCTCATTATGGAGAGGAAG AGGATGATGTTCCATCAAAGGCAGCCAAGGTGGATGTCCCATCAGCCCAGCTTGTAGGTGGAATGGTGCCGCCTCCTTTGGGTCCAGGATATCCTCCTCGATCAACCTTGGGCCCAATGCCACCAAT GTATAATCACGCTGTGCCTCCTAGTGCATGGCCTGTTCCACCTCGACCTCAGCCATGGTTTCCACAACCTCCAGCTGTTTCCATGCCTCCTCCTGTTCCTTATCCACAACAGCCATTATTTCCTGTGCAGAATATGAGGCCACCACTGCCATCAACTACTTCTCTAGTTCAAACTCAGATTACTCCTCCTGGATTGCCTACATCTACACCTTCTGTCCCAGTTTCACAACCATTATTTCCTGTTGTTGGAAATAACCACACATCAAGTCAAAGTTCAACATTTTCTGCTGCACCTATTTCTCCAGGTGTTGCATCAATAACCCCAGTGCTGTCTTCAAATGTCCCTGTTGATGCACATTTGGGTGTCAACTCTTCTGTGACAAGTAGTTATCAGGCAATAGGGATTCCAG GTGGGCCAGCAAGTAACTCACATTCTTATGCTTCTGGTCCAAATACCGGTGGTCCTTCAATTGGCCCTCCCCCAGTAATTGCAAACAAAGCTCCTGCTCCTCAGCCCGCCACTAATGAAGTCTACTTAGTTTGGGATGATGAGGCAATGTCCATG GAGGAAAGAAGAATGTCTTTACCAAAATATCAGGTGCATGATGAAAGTAGCCAGGTAAGTCATACTACCTCTGCAATACATGGAGTTGCTTTCACATCTAACCAGATGAGTAGGTTTTATGCTTCCTATTTACAGATTCAGTTGTTTACG
- the LOC130711393 gene encoding protein SUPPRESSOR OF FRI 4 isoform X2, giving the protein MGKKKKRVSSKVWCYYCDREFDDEKILVQHQKAKHFKCHVCHKKLSTAGGMSIHVLQVHKESVTKVPNAKPGRESTDIEIYGMQGIPPDELAAHYGEEEDDVPSKAAKVDVPSAQLVGGMVPPPLGPGYPPRSTLGPMPPMYNHAVPPSAWPVPPRPQPWFPQPPAVSMPPPVPYPQQPLFPVQNMRPPLPSTTSLVQTQITPPGLPTSTPSVPVSQPLFPVVGNNHTSSQSSTFSAAPISPGVASITPVLSSNVPVDAHLGVNSSVTSSYQAIGIPGGPASNSHSYASGPNTGGPSIGPPPVIANKAPAPQPATNEVYLVWDDEAMSMEERRMSLPKYQVHDESSQVSHTTSAIHGVAFTSNQMNELHRCSHR; this is encoded by the exons atggggaagaagaagaagagggtttcCTCCAAGGTCTGGTGTTATTACTGTGATCGCGAATTCGACGACGAGAAAATCCTGGTGCAGCATCAGAAAGCCAAGCACTTCAAGTGCCATGTCTGCCACAAGAAGCTCTCCACCGCTGGTGGCATGTCCATCCATGTCCTCCAAGTTCACAAGGAATCCGTCACCAA gGTGCCCAATGCGAAGCCTGGCAGAGAGAGTACAGATATTGAGATATATGGGATGCAAGGGATTCCACCAGATGAGTTGGCTGCTCATTATGGAGAGGAAG AGGATGATGTTCCATCAAAGGCAGCCAAGGTGGATGTCCCATCAGCCCAGCTTGTAGGTGGAATGGTGCCGCCTCCTTTGGGTCCAGGATATCCTCCTCGATCAACCTTGGGCCCAATGCCACCAAT GTATAATCACGCTGTGCCTCCTAGTGCATGGCCTGTTCCACCTCGACCTCAGCCATGGTTTCCACAACCTCCAGCTGTTTCCATGCCTCCTCCTGTTCCTTATCCACAACAGCCATTATTTCCTGTGCAGAATATGAGGCCACCACTGCCATCAACTACTTCTCTAGTTCAAACTCAGATTACTCCTCCTGGATTGCCTACATCTACACCTTCTGTCCCAGTTTCACAACCATTATTTCCTGTTGTTGGAAATAACCACACATCAAGTCAAAGTTCAACATTTTCTGCTGCACCTATTTCTCCAGGTGTTGCATCAATAACCCCAGTGCTGTCTTCAAATGTCCCTGTTGATGCACATTTGGGTGTCAACTCTTCTGTGACAAGTAGTTATCAGGCAATAGGGATTCCAG GTGGGCCAGCAAGTAACTCACATTCTTATGCTTCTGGTCCAAATACCGGTGGTCCTTCAATTGGCCCTCCCCCAGTAATTGCAAACAAAGCTCCTGCTCCTCAGCCCGCCACTAATGAAGTCTACTTAGTTTGGGATGATGAGGCAATGTCCATG GAGGAAAGAAGAATGTCTTTACCAAAATATCAGGTGCATGATGAAAGTAGCCAGGTAAGTCATACTACCTCTGCAATACATGGAGTTGCTTTCACATCTAACCAGATGA
- the LOC130711393 gene encoding protein SUPPRESSOR OF FRI 4 isoform X3 codes for MGKKKKRVSSKVWCYYCDREFDDEKILVQHQKAKHFKCHVCHKKLSTAGGMSIHVLQVHKESVTKVPNAKPGRESTDIEIYGMQGIPPDELAAHYGEEEDDVPSKAAKVDVPSAQLVGGMVPPPLGPGYPPRSTLGPMPPMYNHAVPPSAWPVPPRPQPWFPQPPAVSMPPPVPYPQQPLFPVQNMRPPLPSTTSLVQTQITPPGLPTSTPSVPVSQPLFPVVGNNHTSSQSSTFSAAPISPGVASITPVLSSNVPVDAHLGVNSSVTSSYQAIGIPGGPASNSHSYASGPNTGGPSIGPPPVIANKAPAPQPATNEVYLVWDDEAMSMEERRMSLPKYQVHDESSQMSSIDAAIDKRILESRLAGRMAF; via the exons atggggaagaagaagaagagggtttcCTCCAAGGTCTGGTGTTATTACTGTGATCGCGAATTCGACGACGAGAAAATCCTGGTGCAGCATCAGAAAGCCAAGCACTTCAAGTGCCATGTCTGCCACAAGAAGCTCTCCACCGCTGGTGGCATGTCCATCCATGTCCTCCAAGTTCACAAGGAATCCGTCACCAA gGTGCCCAATGCGAAGCCTGGCAGAGAGAGTACAGATATTGAGATATATGGGATGCAAGGGATTCCACCAGATGAGTTGGCTGCTCATTATGGAGAGGAAG AGGATGATGTTCCATCAAAGGCAGCCAAGGTGGATGTCCCATCAGCCCAGCTTGTAGGTGGAATGGTGCCGCCTCCTTTGGGTCCAGGATATCCTCCTCGATCAACCTTGGGCCCAATGCCACCAAT GTATAATCACGCTGTGCCTCCTAGTGCATGGCCTGTTCCACCTCGACCTCAGCCATGGTTTCCACAACCTCCAGCTGTTTCCATGCCTCCTCCTGTTCCTTATCCACAACAGCCATTATTTCCTGTGCAGAATATGAGGCCACCACTGCCATCAACTACTTCTCTAGTTCAAACTCAGATTACTCCTCCTGGATTGCCTACATCTACACCTTCTGTCCCAGTTTCACAACCATTATTTCCTGTTGTTGGAAATAACCACACATCAAGTCAAAGTTCAACATTTTCTGCTGCACCTATTTCTCCAGGTGTTGCATCAATAACCCCAGTGCTGTCTTCAAATGTCCCTGTTGATGCACATTTGGGTGTCAACTCTTCTGTGACAAGTAGTTATCAGGCAATAGGGATTCCAG GTGGGCCAGCAAGTAACTCACATTCTTATGCTTCTGGTCCAAATACCGGTGGTCCTTCAATTGGCCCTCCCCCAGTAATTGCAAACAAAGCTCCTGCTCCTCAGCCCGCCACTAATGAAGTCTACTTAGTTTGGGATGATGAGGCAATGTCCATG GAGGAAAGAAGAATGTCTTTACCAAAATATCAGGTGCATGATGAAAGTAGCCAG